One window of the Nicotiana tabacum cultivar K326 chromosome 4, ASM71507v2, whole genome shotgun sequence genome contains the following:
- the LOC107796424 gene encoding cytosolic sulfotransferase 12-like isoform X1, with translation MFTNVLKENSTTSQTRKMAGPLFQKNCLETIKRRKQRFQTSNLVLKCLEENGFSQTFKDLLSSLPKAKGWLSPHLYKYQGFWLTALHLHGTLSFQHCFQAQDSDILLITSPKSGTIWLKAMVFTLINRMSHPILSQEHPLLTINPHDLVPFLELNYAQEKNPISPNSSLTSPGLYSTHLPYVSLPESVKNTKCKIIYMCRNPRDTFVSLWHYISKLRSQDSKMIPFEEAFDMFCNGLTMAGPFWDHVLSYWEKSLEMPQKVFFLKYEEVKEQPCLHLKCLAEFLERPFSLEEEESGLMNEIIKLCSFENLSNLEVNKSGKTVFGNDNRVFFRKGEVGDWKNHLTTEMVDRLNQITEDKFNGSDASGLQVDSRGKAVIEH, from the exons ATGTTTACCAATGTTTTGAAAGAAAACTCTACCACCAGCCAAACTAGAAAAATGGCAGGTCCTCTCTTCCAAAAGAACTGCTTGGAGACCATAAAAAGAAGGAAACAAAGGTTTCAGACTTCAAACCTTGTATTAAAATGCTTAGAGGAAAATGGATTTTCTCAAACTTTCAAAGACTTGTTATCTTCTCTACCGAAAGCAAAAGGTTGGCTCAGTCCCCATTTGTACAAATACCAAGGCTTTTGGCTCACAGCATTGCACTTGCACGGTACTCTTTCCTTTCAACACTGCTTCCAAGCTCAAGACTCTGATATTCTCCTCATCACAAGTCCCAAATCTGGCACCATTTGGTTAAAGGCTATGGTATTCACTTTAATCAATAGAATGTCACACCCTATCCTTTCCCAAGAACACCCTTTACTCACTATTAATCCTCATGATTTAGTTCCatttttagaattgaattatGCACAAGAAAAGAATCCCATTTCACCAAATTCTTCTTTAACATCACCAGGGCTATATTCTACTCATTTACCATATGTTTCTTTGCCAGAATCAGTCAAGAACACAAAGTGCAAAATAATCTATATGTGTAGGAATCCAAGAGACACTTTTGTATCACTCTGGCATTACATAAGCAAACTAAGGAGTCAAGACTCGAAAATGATACCATTCGAAGAAGCTTTCGACATGTTCTGTAATGGATTAACTATGGCAGGACCTTTTTGGGACCATGTTTTAAGTTATTGGGAAAAAAGCTTGGAAATGCCTCAAAAGGTGTTTTTTTTGAAGTATGAAGAAGTGAAAGAACAGCCTTGTTTACATTTGAAATGCTTGGCTGAGTTTTTGGAGCGTCCATTTTCTTTAGAGGAAGAAGAATCAGGATTGATGAATGAAATAATTAAGCTGTGTAGCTTTGAAAATTTGAGCAATTTGGAGGTAAACAAGAGTGGTAAGACAGTGTTTGGCAATGATAATAGAGTTTTCTTCAGGAAAGGTGAAGTGGGAGATTGGAAGAACCATTTGACTACTGAAATGGTGGATAGGCTTAATCAAATTACAGAAGACAAGTTCAATGGTTCAG ATGCGAGTGGTTTgcaggtggattctagaggaaaagcggtaattgagcattga
- the LOC107796424 gene encoding cytosolic sulfotransferase 12-like isoform X2, with protein sequence MFTNVLKENSTTSQTRKMAGPLFQKNCLETIKRRKQRFQTSNLVLKCLEENGFSQTFKDLLSSLPKAKGWLSPHLYKYQGFWLTALHLHGTLSFQHCFQAQDSDILLITSPKSGTIWLKAMVFTLINRMSHPILSQEHPLLTINPHDLVPFLELNYAQEKNPISPNSSLTSPGLYSTHLPYVSLPESVKNTKCKIIYMCRNPRDTFVSLWHYISKLRSQDSKMIPFEEAFDMFCNGLTMAGPFWDHVLSYWEKSLEMPQKVFFLKYEEVKEQPCLHLKCLAEFLERPFSLEEEESGLMNEIIKLCSFENLSNLEVNKSGKTVFGNDNRVFFRKGEVGDWKNHLTTEMVDRLNQITEDKFNGSDFRRVTSIDDTRHQFL encoded by the exons ATGTTTACCAATGTTTTGAAAGAAAACTCTACCACCAGCCAAACTAGAAAAATGGCAGGTCCTCTCTTCCAAAAGAACTGCTTGGAGACCATAAAAAGAAGGAAACAAAGGTTTCAGACTTCAAACCTTGTATTAAAATGCTTAGAGGAAAATGGATTTTCTCAAACTTTCAAAGACTTGTTATCTTCTCTACCGAAAGCAAAAGGTTGGCTCAGTCCCCATTTGTACAAATACCAAGGCTTTTGGCTCACAGCATTGCACTTGCACGGTACTCTTTCCTTTCAACACTGCTTCCAAGCTCAAGACTCTGATATTCTCCTCATCACAAGTCCCAAATCTGGCACCATTTGGTTAAAGGCTATGGTATTCACTTTAATCAATAGAATGTCACACCCTATCCTTTCCCAAGAACACCCTTTACTCACTATTAATCCTCATGATTTAGTTCCatttttagaattgaattatGCACAAGAAAAGAATCCCATTTCACCAAATTCTTCTTTAACATCACCAGGGCTATATTCTACTCATTTACCATATGTTTCTTTGCCAGAATCAGTCAAGAACACAAAGTGCAAAATAATCTATATGTGTAGGAATCCAAGAGACACTTTTGTATCACTCTGGCATTACATAAGCAAACTAAGGAGTCAAGACTCGAAAATGATACCATTCGAAGAAGCTTTCGACATGTTCTGTAATGGATTAACTATGGCAGGACCTTTTTGGGACCATGTTTTAAGTTATTGGGAAAAAAGCTTGGAAATGCCTCAAAAGGTGTTTTTTTTGAAGTATGAAGAAGTGAAAGAACAGCCTTGTTTACATTTGAAATGCTTGGCTGAGTTTTTGGAGCGTCCATTTTCTTTAGAGGAAGAAGAATCAGGATTGATGAATGAAATAATTAAGCTGTGTAGCTTTGAAAATTTGAGCAATTTGGAGGTAAACAAGAGTGGTAAGACAGTGTTTGGCAATGATAATAGAGTTTTCTTCAGGAAAGGTGAAGTGGGAGATTGGAAGAACCATTTGACTACTGAAATGGTGGATAGGCTTAATCAAATTACAGAAGACAAGTTCAATGGTTCAG ACTTTCGACGAGTCACAAGCATAGATGATACTCGGCATCAATTCTTATGA